From Vanrija pseudolonga chromosome 1, complete sequence, a single genomic window includes:
- the mlhB_0 gene encoding Monoterpene epsilon-lactone hydrolase: MTGVSPFREVADPDAPNGSAFEKLFLVGLATVLPTTTPFYAVKYLATSAPKRTSLRQYLSMQYMRLLLSSNPVLGTPESWSAASSSPKAGFANNLVYGNSLQVNTVEVIKVPPVPAVDLVQHAALPPAANGKVQPVERPGFIISPKTALGKGTEKAQPGEQITLYIHGGAYVIGHPVADPFVWKVARDTNRRVFALQYRKSTTPETAWPAPLIDALSAWKYITEELEFPASSVQVMGCSAGGHLTLALAQQLHATSQDLPGSLTLVSPWVDLTLSFPSIQHRPIDFLTADWLKTPIKSLTRYYTPEAVRGPFFSPTLAPAGYWKFLEKTPVFVNVGEIEGFIDEVNAFVERIKSDDVPVTVNIDRDGIHAGPSLPFMPAYHFDDFVAGMRNQFDLMKTSTSH; the protein is encoded by the exons ATGACTGGCGTCTCACCATTCCGCGAGGTCGCAGACCCAGACGCTCCAAACGGCTCGGCGTTTGAAAAgctcttcctcgtcggcctcgccaccGTCCTGCCCACCACGACCCCCTTCTACGCCGTCAAGTAcctcgcgacctcggcgccaaagCGCACCAGCCTGAGGCAGTACCTCTCGATGCAGTACATGCGTCTCCTGCTCTCGTCCAACCccgtcctcggcacgccggagagctggagcgcggcaagctcgtcgcccaAGGCTGGCTTTGCAAACAACCTCGTGTACGGCAACTCGCTCCAGGTCAACACGGTCGAGGTCATCAAGGTgccccccgtccccgccgtcgacctcgtccagcacgccgcgctgcccccagccgccaacggcaaggtcCAGCCCGTCGAGCGCCCAGGCTTCATCATCTCGCCCAAGACGGCCCTCGGCAAGGGCACGGAGAAGGCCCAGCCCGGAGAGCAAATCACACTCTACATTCACGGAGG CGCCTACGTGATCGGCCACCCTGTCGCCGACCCCTTTGTGTGGAAGGTGGCGCGCGATACGAACCGCCGTGTGTTTG CCCTGCAATACCGCAAGTCGACCACGCCCGAGACGGCATGGCCTGCCCCTCTGATCGACGCCCTCTCGGCATGGAAGTACATCACTGAGGAGCTCGAGTTcccggcctcgtcggtgcAGGTCATGGGCTGCAGCGCGGGTGGCCAcctgacgctcgcgctcgcgcagcagctgcatGCTACGTCGCAGGACCTGCCTGGCTCACTCACCCTCGTGTCGCCATGGGTCGACTTGACACTGTCGTTCCCGTCGATCCAGCACCGCCCGATCGACTTTTTGACAGCCGACTGGCTCAAGACGCCCATCAAGAGTCTGACGCGCTACTACACGCCCGAGGCCGTCCGCGGCCCCTTCTTCTCCCCcacgctcgcgccagcaggcTACTGGAAGTTCCTCGAGAAGACGCCCGTGTtcgtcaatgtcggcgaGATCGAGGGCTtcatcgacgaggtcaaTGCCTTTGTCGAGCGCATCAAGAGTGACGACGTGCCGGTCACCGTCAACATT gATCGCGACGGTATCCACGCCGGCCCGTCCCTTCCCTTCATGCCTGCATACCACTTTGACGACTTTGTCGCCGGCATGCGCAACCAGTTTGATCTCATGAAGACGTCAACGTCGCACTGA
- the SPCC417.10_11 gene encoding putative transporter, translated as MTDRKESFKGDATHYEDKHDAEIAHAKAPHVADTFADAYVDPTLQISDAENTALRRRAHRRILPFLCLAYLCQALDKGTTGTSSIMGWQKDIGAKGQDYALTSTLLWCGIILGEPIANQCVRRFPVAKLLGGGILIWSALLFGLAFSLAVPPVFAIRFLLGFFESLVGPCLLSLTVQWYRKEEQPFVSAMWQMMLGLNSMFGGILGFAFYHVQKNALRGWQWMTIAIAIFSLISGVVILLWLPDSPTKARWASEEEKSKFVERVRVNNQGLKNTEFKREQVMEAFTDPYTLLLFLLPFFQTLIVGGINTFAPLLINKAFGFSVLNAQLLNIPMGVMTVLMYLLIQYLITKTNQTLLVMIGFTIPNIIGTIVLITVKPSPKTQGGLVVAFYAMQVFQACNPAIFLMLSRNSAGHTKKSITYAITYIGWAGGNAIAPQFFQSIWAPRYLNSLYIHLAMYGCFIATCLATRMLLVSRNNKRIAAQGDNPPKNELAFEDLTDLQNPDFRYSI; from the exons ATGACAGACCGCAAGGAGTCGTTCAAGGGCGACGCGACCCACTACGAGGAcaagcacgacgccgagatcgcGCACGCCAAGGCGCCGCACGTCGCCGACACTTTCGCCGACGCCTATGTCGACCCGACGCTGCAGAtctcggacgccgagaacactgcgctccgccgccgcgcgcaccgccgcatCCTCCCCTTCCTGTGTCTCGCGTACCTCTGCCAGGCGCTCGACAAGGGCACGACCGGCACGTCGTCCATCATGGGCTGGCAGAAGGATATCGGCGCCAAGGGCCAGGACTATGCGCTCACTTCGACTCTGTTGTGGTGCGGAATTATTCTCGGTGAACCTATT GCAAACCAATGCGTCCGTCGCTTCcccgtcgccaagctcctcggtGGCGGTATCCTCATCTGGTCGGCGCTGCTCTTCGGCCTCGCCTTCTCGCTGGCCGTGCCCCCCGTCTTTGCCATCCGTTTCCTGCTCGGATTTTTCGAGTCGCTCGTCGGCCCCTGTCTCCTGTCGCTCACGGTCCAGTGGTACAGGAAGGAGGAGCAGCCTTTCGTCTCTG CCATGTGGCAGATGATGCTGGGCCTCAACTCCATGTTTGGCGGTATCCTCGGCTTCGCCTTCTACCACGTGCAGAAGAACGCGCTCCGCGGCTGGCAGTGGATGACCATTGCCATTGCCATCTTCTCGCTCATTTCCggcgtcgtcatcctcctgTGGCTCCCCGACTCGCCCACCAAGGCGCGCTGGGCtagcgaggaggagaagtCCAAGtttgtcgagcgcgtccgtGTCAACAACCAGGGCCTCAAGAACACCGAGTTCAAGCGCGAGCAGGTCATGGAGGCGTTCACCGACCCCTACACGCTACTACTCTTCCTGCTTCCCTTCTTCCAGACCctcatcgtcggcggcatcaaCACCTTTGCGCCTCTGCTCATCAACAAGGCGTTCGGCTTCTCGGTCCTCAACGCTCAGCTGCTCAACATCCCCATGGGCGTCATGACGGTTCTCATGTACCTTCTCATCCAGTACCTCATCACCAAGACGAACCAGACTCTCCTTG TCATGATCGGCTTCACGATCCCCAACATCATCGGCACCATCGTCCTGATCACGGTCAAGCCCTCTCCCAAGACGCagggcggcctcgtcgttgCCTTCTACGCGATGCAGGTGTTCCAGGCA TGCAACCCCGCCATCTTCCTCATGCTCTCGCGCAACTCGGCCGGCCACACCAAGAAGTCGATCACCTACGCGATCACTTACatcggctgggcgggcggcaacgCCATCGCGCCCCAGTTCTTCCAGTCGATCTGGGCGCCGCGCTACCTCAACTCGCTGTACATCCACCTGGCGATGTACGGCTGCTTCATCGCCACGTGCCTCGCGACGCGCATGCTGCTCGTCAGCCGCAACAACAAGCGCATCGCGGCGCAGGGCGACAACCCGCCCAAGAACGAGCTGGCCTTTGAGGACCTTACGGACTTGCAG AACCCCGACTTCCGCTACTCTATCTAA